In Tsuneonella dongtanensis, a single window of DNA contains:
- the glgB gene encoding 1,4-alpha-glucan branching protein GlgB — translation MKPSPATLEALLAGTHSDPFSVLGPHEGPAGTFARAILPGAEEAEAFSLKGGRLGKMTRVDDRGLFEGKLRGKPKPVKYRCRSSGSEWWVTDPYSFGPVLGPLDDLLVAEGTHFRLFDKLGAHVIEHEGCRGVHFAVWAPNARLVSLVGDFNDWDPARHPMRARHSVGIWEIFIPDVGEGQAYKYRIVGPDGTVQPLKADPYAFASELRPKTASIVAHSGKAEWGDADHRAHWSSVDPRREAISIYEVHPGSWQRNDHGWFLTWDEMADRLIPYVVELGFTHIEFLPVSEHPYDPSWGYQTTGLYAPSARFGDVEGFARFVDGAHQAGVGVLVDWVPAHFPVDDHGLARFDGTALYEHEDPKLGFHPDWNTAIYNFGRREVQSFLVNNALFWAEKYHVDGLRVDAVASMLYRDYSRKDGEWIPNEHGGRENWEAVDFLRATNRALYGTHSGVMTIAEESTAWPGVSQPAFDEGPRTALGFGFKWNMGFMHDTLEYMSRDPVHRKFHHREITFGLHYAFSENFVLPLSHDEVVHGKGSLLTKMSGDDWQKFANLRAYYAMMWGHPGKKLLFMGQEFAQRREWSEERALDWDLNGTPSHSGVRTLVGDLNRLYRAEPALHARDCEAEGFEWLIGDDETNSVFAWLRKAPGAAPVAVISNMTPTMHDHYRVPLPHDGRWSEVLNSDAESYGGNGKGNMGGVTASGGGAHLVLPPLATIMLRYDG, via the coding sequence GTGAAGCCGTCGCCCGCCACTCTCGAAGCACTGCTGGCGGGTACCCATTCCGATCCCTTCTCCGTGCTCGGCCCGCACGAAGGTCCCGCCGGCACGTTCGCCCGCGCGATCTTGCCCGGAGCTGAGGAAGCAGAAGCGTTTTCGCTGAAAGGCGGACGGCTCGGCAAGATGACGCGCGTCGACGATCGCGGTCTGTTCGAGGGCAAGCTGCGCGGCAAGCCCAAGCCGGTGAAGTACCGCTGCCGGTCTTCCGGTAGCGAATGGTGGGTGACCGATCCCTACAGCTTCGGGCCGGTGCTGGGCCCGCTCGACGACCTGCTCGTTGCCGAGGGAACCCATTTCCGGCTGTTCGACAAGTTGGGTGCCCACGTCATCGAGCATGAGGGCTGCCGCGGCGTGCATTTCGCGGTCTGGGCACCCAATGCGCGGCTTGTCAGCCTGGTCGGCGACTTCAATGACTGGGACCCTGCGCGCCACCCGATGCGGGCACGGCACAGCGTCGGCATCTGGGAGATTTTCATCCCCGACGTCGGCGAAGGGCAGGCGTATAAGTACCGGATCGTCGGTCCCGATGGCACCGTTCAGCCCCTCAAGGCGGACCCATATGCCTTCGCTTCCGAGCTGCGGCCCAAGACTGCCTCGATTGTCGCGCATTCCGGCAAGGCGGAGTGGGGCGACGCAGACCACCGGGCACACTGGTCGTCCGTCGATCCGCGGCGAGAAGCGATCTCGATCTACGAGGTCCATCCGGGGTCGTGGCAGCGCAACGATCACGGCTGGTTCCTGACCTGGGATGAAATGGCGGATCGGCTGATCCCCTATGTCGTCGAGCTGGGCTTCACCCATATCGAGTTCCTGCCGGTCAGCGAGCACCCGTACGACCCGAGCTGGGGCTACCAGACGACCGGGTTGTACGCCCCGTCCGCGCGGTTCGGTGACGTCGAGGGTTTTGCGCGCTTTGTCGATGGTGCTCACCAGGCGGGAGTGGGCGTGCTGGTCGACTGGGTACCGGCGCATTTTCCGGTGGACGATCACGGTCTTGCCCGGTTCGACGGGACCGCGCTCTACGAGCACGAGGACCCCAAGCTCGGCTTTCACCCCGACTGGAACACTGCGATCTACAACTTCGGGCGGCGCGAAGTGCAGAGTTTCCTCGTCAACAACGCGCTGTTTTGGGCCGAGAAATATCACGTCGACGGCTTGCGGGTCGATGCGGTCGCCTCGATGCTGTACCGCGATTACAGCCGCAAAGACGGCGAATGGATCCCGAACGAGCACGGCGGCCGCGAGAACTGGGAGGCGGTCGATTTCCTTCGCGCGACCAACCGCGCTCTCTACGGCACGCATTCTGGCGTGATGACCATCGCCGAAGAGTCCACCGCCTGGCCCGGCGTCTCCCAGCCTGCGTTCGACGAAGGCCCGCGCACCGCGCTCGGGTTCGGGTTCAAGTGGAACATGGGCTTCATGCACGACACGCTCGAGTACATGAGCCGCGACCCGGTCCACCGGAAGTTCCATCACCGCGAGATCACCTTCGGCCTGCACTATGCCTTCAGCGAAAACTTCGTCCTGCCGCTGAGCCACGACGAGGTCGTCCACGGCAAGGGTAGCCTGCTCACCAAGATGAGCGGGGACGACTGGCAGAAGTTCGCCAACCTGCGCGCCTATTACGCCATGATGTGGGGCCATCCCGGCAAGAAGCTCCTGTTCATGGGGCAGGAGTTCGCCCAGCGCCGGGAATGGAGCGAGGAGCGCGCGCTCGACTGGGATCTCAATGGCACGCCGTCGCACAGCGGGGTCCGCACATTGGTCGGCGATCTCAACCGCCTCTATCGTGCCGAACCCGCCCTCCATGCGCGCGACTGCGAGGCCGAGGGCTTCGAATGGCTGATCGGCGACGACGAGACGAACTCGGTGTTCGCGTGGCTCCGCAAGGCGCCGGGCGCGGCGCCGGTCGCGGTGATCTCGAACATGACGCCCACGATGCATGACCACTACCGCGTGCCGTTGCCGCACGACGGCCGCTGGAGCGAAGTGCTCAACAGCGACGCCGAAAGCTACGGCGGCAACGGCAAGGGCAACATGGGCGGTGTGACCGCAAGCGGAGGCGGGGCACACCTCGTTCTGCCGCCGCTCGCAACGATAATGCTGAGATACGACGGATAA
- the glgC gene encoding glucose-1-phosphate adenylyltransferase encodes MREVRSNRPLARDAMAYVLAGGRGSRLMELTDRRAKPAVYFGGKSRIIDFALSNAINSGIRRIGVATQYKAHSLIRHMQRAWNFMRPERNESFDILPASQRVSESQWYEGTADAVYQNIDIIEAHAPRYMVILAGDHIYKMDYELMLQQHVNSGADVTVGCLVVPREEASGFGVMHVDDKDTITAFVEKPKDPPGIPGNESMALASMGIYVFETKFLFEQLRRDAEDPSSKRDFGGDIIPYIVKHGKAVAHRFTDSCIRAAEEIEEYWRDVGTLDAYFDANLDLTDTVPKLNLYDREWPIWTDAVVAAPAKFVHDEEGRRGHAIASLVSGDCIVSGADVRRSLLFTGVKMGSFSSANEAVILPYCNVGRGARLNRVIVDSGVRIPEGMVIGEDPELDARRFRITERGIILVTRDMMAKLV; translated from the coding sequence ATGCGAGAGGTAAGGAGCAACCGGCCGCTGGCGCGCGATGCGATGGCCTACGTCCTGGCCGGCGGGCGCGGAAGCCGCCTGATGGAACTGACCGACCGGCGCGCGAAGCCCGCGGTCTATTTTGGCGGCAAAAGCCGGATCATCGATTTTGCGCTTTCGAACGCGATCAACTCAGGCATCCGCCGCATCGGCGTTGCGACACAGTACAAGGCGCACTCCCTGATCCGCCACATGCAGCGCGCGTGGAATTTCATGCGCCCCGAGCGCAACGAGAGCTTCGATATCCTGCCGGCGAGCCAGCGCGTCTCGGAAAGCCAGTGGTACGAAGGTACGGCCGACGCGGTTTACCAGAACATCGACATCATCGAGGCCCATGCGCCCAGGTACATGGTCATTCTGGCGGGCGACCACATCTACAAGATGGACTACGAGCTGATGCTGCAGCAGCACGTCAACTCGGGCGCAGATGTGACCGTCGGTTGTCTTGTTGTCCCGCGCGAAGAAGCGTCCGGGTTCGGTGTGATGCATGTCGACGACAAGGACACCATCACCGCCTTCGTGGAAAAGCCCAAGGACCCCCCGGGCATCCCCGGCAACGAGTCCATGGCGCTGGCCAGCATGGGTATCTACGTCTTCGAGACCAAGTTCCTCTTCGAGCAGCTCCGTCGCGACGCGGAGGATCCCAGTTCGAAGCGGGACTTCGGTGGGGACATCATCCCCTACATCGTCAAGCACGGGAAGGCGGTCGCGCACCGCTTCACCGACAGCTGCATCAGGGCCGCCGAGGAAATCGAGGAGTACTGGCGCGATGTCGGCACGCTCGATGCCTATTTCGACGCGAATCTCGACCTCACCGACACGGTGCCCAAGCTGAACCTGTACGACCGCGAATGGCCCATCTGGACCGATGCTGTCGTCGCGGCGCCTGCCAAGTTCGTTCACGACGAGGAGGGGCGCAGGGGTCATGCCATCGCATCGCTGGTGTCGGGCGATTGCATTGTTTCCGGTGCTGACGTCCGTCGGAGCCTGCTGTTCACGGGCGTCAAGATGGGCAGCTTTTCCAGCGCGAACGAAGCCGTCATCCTGCCCTATTGCAACGTCGGGCGCGGGGCGCGCCTCAATCGCGTCATCGTGGATTCCGGCGTCCGCATTCCAGAGGGCATGGTGATCGGCGAAGACCCCGAACTCGATGCACGCCGGTTCCGGATTACCGAGCGCGGAATCATCCTTGTCACCCGCGACATGATGGCCAAGCTGGTTTGA